The genomic DNA cacaagcacaaacactgttACTTTTGCCTTCTTTGGGATGCCCATTCACCCAAACCCCCTTATAATTGGCCCATGCCTGTGAGGAGGTGAGATGAGATGCCATCTCTATATGAGGTGCAGAGTTGTGTACTGTACAAAGCATGCCACTGGAAGAAAGACAGACTGTAATCAGACATGGGTGGTGTGTTACCTTTCTTATGAAAGCAAGGCGGATGGATTTATTTTCAAAACCTGACACTTCCACAAGACCACAGCCCTCAACCACTGGACGGAAACAGGAGAAGTGTATTTAATTTGCTGTTCACACATTTCAGTCACCGactgtaaatatatttgaatgcatttatcTTCACACCGTGCGTGCCACCAGGTTTCAAACCACTTTACCTGGTTGCCCCTCGGAGCTACATTGATACCCAAGCTCCTGAGGATGGTAGGGCTCATTGGGAGGGTTTTGTGGGTTGAATGACGGATAGGCACTGTAGAGGGGTGGGGCCTGCATGTAGGGTGGAGGCTGCTCCATCAGCTGTGGCTCACTACATGGTGCGGGTGAGGGCAAGAGCCTCGCTGTGTCTGCACTAGCCTGGAAGTCTTCGAGCACTGAAGGAGGCTCAACATCTGCCATTCTGGACTGGAAATCAATAACACAAATGTTACACTCATCCAAgaattcacatacagtataacatgaATTCATTTTGAGTCTATCGACCTTTGTGACCAAGCAACAATGATGCGGGAAACCTCAAATTTCCACTTATTGCTCAGTTGGAATCTTTACAGTTGACATTTGAAATGGGCGTGGGATTTATTCAAGACAACTTTTCTCACAGGAAACCTTTGATCTGTCAAGTTTAGGAAGTGGTTAGTCTACTTCAGGGGGTTCCCAGGAGTGAAAGTACACTCTTATTTAAAGGTTTCTTGGGGTGATATATAGAACCACGCAGGCttgatgaactcttcaaaatggtttaaagaaccatttacgggtgccatatatgaagcaggcaatagaaccatttttgattctatatactgtagcatcgtttttctaagagtgtatgtctgtgtcttatacattatacattatgcgacatttattttaaagaactgacacacacacacacacacacacacacacacacacacacacacacacacacacacacacacacacacacaaataataataaaaaaaaactattcacCAAACAACTTCTTCTCAGTACTTACACAGCATGACAAATCATGAAGTAGCAACTATATAAGATTGGTTTGGTCAAATTGGTCATCAATTTGGACCACCTGCATATTGTGAAAATATcgatatttacatttacattattttTTTGGCATTCATTTTCGCTTTTATCAAAAGTGACTTACAGCAGTGTAGAGGAGACCTTATCTAGGAAGTACCGCATTTGTCAATACTACTAGACTATTCGGCACTCAATATGGCATCATAAATATCTGCTGATACAATGTTTAAACTGTTAGTCAGCCGACCTACACTTTTACAGGAATCTTATCCAGTTTTTGCCTATTTCATCTGCATCAAAGTGTAGAATTAGGAAGACAAAGCTCACAGCTCAAAAGTTACTTTCGGTTTCCAAAACATTTTGTCTTGCAACTTTTAAGAAGAGACTATATCAATTCTTACCTTTTCTCCAGAGGTGATGACTTCTCTATGTGTCCTCGAATACCTTTAGTCCTCTTATTTAGAGGTGATGCCTTCTCAGTGTCCTCAGCTAGAATACCTTTAGTCCTCTTATTTAGAGGTGATGCCTTCTCAATGTCTCCTCGACCAAGCACTCACCCAACCTGTTTTCTCAGAGCCTCTTGCACTTCCTCAAACAACAATGTAAACGAAATTAAAACAGTTTGTGGTTGTAAATGATTGGCCAATAAGAGCATTGCCTGTCCTTTAGACTGAGATGCACTTCCCCTATGTTACTCTCTGTTGTGCACTTTCAAGTTGAAGATATATACCCTCTCCAGTGTATGATTGAGTGATTCAGTGAATGTTGACGTTTAGTTtatcaacagaaaaaaagatgaaaagggGGTTTACTTGATAATCTATTGTGGTGCTCCTTTACAGTGACGTCATTTTGTACTAAAATGTAGACAATTTGCACTCCTTCAGTGTCAAAAGGTCCAGGATGATGAAATGCTGTTCAGTACAGGCCTCAAAGAGGAACTGATTTCCTCATTTGATTTCACTTTGATTTGGTTTCACTAGTGAGGCATAGTTTGGGCTATAGCATATTTTAAAATGTTCCGTCCAGCCAATATGTTTTATTGGCTGCCACTGTCTTAAGTGTAAATTTATCGTCTTATGTGCTCACATCCGGCCACATTTTTAAATTTGTTTAAACAAGCCAAAGTGGCCTCTCAGGCCTGCCGCCACTACCACCACGCGCTTCACGCACTGTGCGTATGTTGAAAGAATGCGctggactgagcggcggtcatattttgtaccactttgcggtacatctagtttgatACATGATTGTGTTAAAAAAacgctatttaaaaaaaaaaaaaaaaaacaactaaggCGGCTCCACACAACATGATACTTTGATCGAAGTATCATCAGTGTCTCTACACAAACTCAAGCATTGAGAACATTGTGTGTGATAAGAGTGTACATGAGCAAGAGAAACCATTGCCATTGCCATGCATGTAGTGTCAAATATGTACTTTAATTCAACAGTAGACATTCAATTTCATGTTGGTATCGTTTGCTACGCCAATATGCAGGTACAGTAAACTTGGTACTGTGGCACATTGCAGAAAGCCAGTACTTTCGGTTCTTTTTTTTATAGTGGCATAGCACAACTCGCAATTCCTCTTTAACTGTCTGAACTGAGATGGACTTAATAGCTATCAGCCTTTGTCTTTATTGAGGTCTGAAAACAGGTGGATTACCAGTCCCAACTCTTCCCTGAACTCCGCAGTTGAATATTTCTGAGGCCTCTTGAGCAAAGGATCCTCCATTATTGTTCGTCATCAATTGGTCAGAGCAGTCAACAGCATTCATAAAATCATTGTGATTATGAATTGCTTTTGGTTGCCACACCTGAACGGTGTGGCACCGATcgaccactttctctctcatttccacTATCACCAACTCATTTGCATTGTCAATGGGTGGAAGCCCAGTCACAGCTCTACTCCAGTATTGTGCAAGACAAACACAGTCTCTTACCTACTGCATTCTCCCTTGTTGTTGCCATCTAGCACACCTTCCCCTTTTTAATAGATTCTGGGAAGCCTTTTCTGGTTTCTGCTCCAGTTCCTGTAGAtggtagactgggtaaaccctaGGCTAtaggtaaaccctgcctgatctgccggcgatttggattttgccctgcagctcaggctggaaacctgcacatctatctctcctgcttcctgtccacatcttgtgggtccaatcacaaactagcttatccaaaagacgcacccggatcgttggtctgattagtTGAttgactatccaaatgcaagTTATTTGACATTGATCATGTCTCTTGTGCAATAGAAATAgggtgcagactccccagacttaTTTTCAATCTTAATAGACCGGTCGGGGATCGgtaaccctccggttacaagcttgaagccctaaccagtaggccacggctgccccccaTTTGAAGGAGCAATCCGGCcatttttcacatactgtagatctccaTTTGTTGAGGTCAACCAGTTCTGTCAGTACGAAAAAAAACTCCTGAAAACAATTGAGTTGTTACAGTTTAGAGCTAAAGTAGCCAGGCAGCAACAGCGCTGCTCTGGGAGCATGAACCTTCCCCCAGAGTGTAGCTTTGTAGCTGCCTGAAAGCTCTAACTGTTGGCTACAGCAACTCGAGCTATAGATAAAAACCAACTGTTTTCATTTGTGCATAGACAGCTCTcgtgaccttgagaaactgATATTTATGTCTAAAACTGCCAGAATTCTCCTTCAAGATACttcagaaaggaaagaaaaaaaaatcccttagCTATCGCCTGATTACAAGCTTTAAAGCTATTATTTCATGGATTTACAGTGCCATCTGGTTGTTTGCTTTGATGTTGGTAACCAAAATCCTCCCTGTACCCACTACACAGTTGTCTCAAGTGTTCAGCAAATCAATAGGCTAGCGCTAGACTACAAACGTCTGATAGGTCACTAAAAGTATGTTAATTGGCAGTGGAGGGGAAATCAGATGAAGGCCAAAAATCATAACATGAAGTCTGTTTGTGAAAACATGGTCAGAAGTGAGAGCAGACCccaggccctaatttaaatgcaGGGCAAAACATGACTAAAGCTGGCTTAATAACTACGCAAAATCTCTTTGCAAGTCTATCACCATGAGAAAGATCCTAAGCACAAACATCGGTCCCACACCACATGATGCTGTTAATTCATGCACAAGAACTTCAGactgactttgcactttgcccagcATTCAAATTAGAACTTCCTCCCTCTGACCGTGCAGTTTTATATGATACCTCAATGTCCACTCCACGCACATGCTTCTGTTTTCATGAATATTAATaatatgcacaaacaaacatgaacagTTCACACATTAAGCATATTTATTGtaaaaaatacatataaaaCACTCTTTCAGACATACAAAATATTTGGGcataaaaaacagtaaaatgaacaaacaagAGACAAAGGTATTTTGAATTGCCATACATATTTacaatttaataaataaatactcaATTGTTCTTTAACTGAGAGAAGGCAGATTGTCAATTCTTAAATATCGCCAATGTGATTTTTACAACATCCATTCCTTAGTATCATAGGGGTCGTCAGACACCTTAGAGATCACAGAGGACTCAGGAAAGTTAATCAACGATGCATTTCACTCTTACttaaaaaaatccacaaaaataaatcaatcatTCTTGGAGTTAGCGATCCCCCAGGTTAGTAAATTTAAAATAGTGAGGTATTGCACCACATCAGTTAAATGAAAACATCAAGGGAAAcattttgaatcagaagattcTCCACATTTTTTTCTATAACATCCTCCAGCAATAAAAGCCTTTGACAGCAAAATATGGATCTCATACAATCACTCTCTccgttcttcctctctctcacacactctcacacacacacacacacacacacacacacacacacacacttttggctTTTCTCGAGTTCTAGAGAAACTATGACATGCACAGGGGACCCTCTGTGGGGCAGAACGTAGCACCTCTGAGCGCAGCCTGAACAGAGCACGCTCCACTGCAGCACGCGTGGCCAGAGGCAAGCGATGCAAggatgaaaacaacaacaaccactaagCTCAACCCCAATGGGAATAATAAGAATATCaacaacaatgataataatgataataataataatacttagaaaacatttgttttcaatGCTGTGGCTCCTCCATTCTGTATCTTTTATGGAttcggggggaggggagggggggggggggcacttggGAACTGCAAGGGTGAGGGAATAAAGCCACTAGTCAGCCCCTCTCCCAACTGTTCCTGATGTCCAcactcagagcagagcagctATGACTTGGTGTGAAAACATGGCGACAACTCACCACTGCTGAACCGAACTGGTTAAGGGATGACTGCTATGGGGACGCGTTTCTCCACAGACATGAAAACAGAGGCTTGGGGAGGCCAGCGACTGCCTCCCCAACTACTCTCCAAAAGCAGAACACGGACCAGACGAGCACAGGCAGGACTCACTGGTGGGGGTCATGAGCTCCACAAGGGCATTTCTCATCTCCAGACACTCCAACGAGGAGGCAGGCCACAGCTGACTGGAGTCATTAGGACTTCATTAGTGCCCCACTCGTTCCCGTGACCTGCACCCATGCCCACCTCAACCTCTTAGCCTCTGTGGGGCTAGATGGACATCCTgagagatatatatttttttccaggGCACATCCATGACCGAAGGAACCAAATGCGTTGATGCTGCTTGACCTAAGGAGCGTTGGGATCCAGGTCGTGAAACACAACCAAAGAACATTCTCAATCTCTATgttcaacaaaaacaaatgctgtGTGCAAGCCATTTTTCCCAAGTCAAACCATGTGAAATGACACTCCACTTATGAATTGTGTTCTGTGTCACTaaaaatattacacacacacacaaaaccccacAACCATCACCCACTAAAAATATttgtcctctccctccccatccgtCCAGCAACCatttggaggaaaaaaaaaaaaaaaaaacggtagtAGCGGCAGTCTCAGCATCATGCCTTAAGAACAACACCGTGCAGAATACTTACGCATACAATTCTCAACTCTGGGGGTCCATGTTGGTTTGACACCCAAATAAGGAAATAGACCTCTGGATAACATCACATCAGCCGAGTTGTTTCATGTGATGCATCTAACGAGGCCTTTCTTGTAGAATAAAACTTTAGCCAGGCCCCAAAccaccctctctcatctctcgcaCTCCTGCCAGGTGAGATACCTTAGCAGCCAGTTTGCCAGAGGTGATCTACTTGCAAGCAAATACCCACTGTTTCCTCATCAGTTatccttgtttttctttttaacggTCACATTGCAAGCTTTAGAGAGGACAGGTTCAAGGAAAGGAAAGGCAAGCAGAGATGTCCCACTACCCTCCCCTACTCCACAGCCCTCATTCCCAGCAAGCACCTCAGgtggggaggaaaaaaagtcCAGGATTTCATAGCCAAGCCAGAAGGGAGTTGATTCAGGTTTCACGGGAGCAGAAATGTTCAGTGTCAGCTAAAACAATGAAGTCAATTTATTGTATTTCTTGCTGCCCGGtcattttttgccttttttttctggCCAGGAGTGGGGTCCTttagaagaagagaaaaaaagttaaCAATCTTCATCCATCATGTAGTGATAGTGAATTAAAAGCAACAATGacgaacacaacacaaacacgccGGTCATCCTTTTTCGAGGAATAATAAAAGAATAATTcaaattcacactcacacacaggctcacctGAGACAGCAATTGCAATCAATCAAAGGGGTGTTCGGGGCAACAGGGTTTCACCTTGCACCAGGAGTCAATGCAGCTacagagagtcagagaaagagatcCAATGTGGTGAGACATCCAGAGTAGGCCATTCATCATCAGAATGAGAGCAACTACAGGCAACTACAGCTACCAAGAAGTCTTTCACGTGTGAAGAGAGATGTGAGgaatgaagtggtgtgtgtatgtgtatgtctctgtgtgtgcatgcatgtggttgTTCACCTTTTGTGatagacacacaggcaggccaGACGTGCGATGGTCTCTCCCTGAAGCAGATCCTCCAGGCATATGGAGCACTCACCACTGTCCTTGGCCAGGACGTCAGCTACAAAACCCCACAAATCACAAACTTCAAAGCCATGTTCAAAGCACAACAGTCGTGCCCAAACATAAGGACTACAAGGCATCACCATCAGAAATTCAGTTATATGGAGAAGGGTGGGGGTCTGTTTGCCCTTGGGCACATGAAGACAAAAGAGATTTTAAAAGGGGACAGATGGACTCACTATTGtatggaagagggggagaggtgagACAGCTCAACAGGTGTTCCTCAATCCTGCCTCCAGGGAACGGCTTGGAGCAAAATGGGCAGCGGATTGCTGAGGAGGGGAATTAAAGACATGAGATTAAGAAAGGCATTTGCCATAATCTGTCAAAGCTTCCTCAGAACACAAGACATGGTTTTTGTTATTAAATTACATAACGAATGTTATGTATTGCACAGTTCTTGAAATCACAATATCGACTCATTGAATTGACCACCATCCCCATTATTAGTTTTCTGGACTGTCACAACAGCACACATGCAAATCCAAGGGGTAATGTTAGCGGGCCAGTGGGTTGGTTTACGCGCGACCATTTGGCCTAGATCTCCCAGCTCACTGGACTGTGGCCAGCTCTATGCACGTGAGTCCTCTGACCCATTTCCTACCCCTACTCCGAAGCATCACTTAGCCGCCTGGTGAGAAAAATGAACTCTCCCAGGAGTAGCATTGACCTTGCCATTGGCCATATCAATGTTCATATCATTACTTGAACATAGTCGGTTTATCACCTTCAGTGAGACTGTGTCATAGTGGAAAACGGCGTCTTGGTAGGAATGCCAATGTGGTGGTAAGGTTGGGTATTGTGATAATTTCCGAAGTGTGAGGGACTGTTTAGCCAGACTGACCCCCCGCCCACCCCCAATCCAAAACTGAAGGATTTCGTCTGTTAGAATGAATCCACGTGATGCGTAATTCAGATAATCTGGCCAAGATCCCCCACTGCAAAGTTTAAATCCGTACAATGGAAGCGCATTGCCTTCAGCGTCAACACAATAGTCAATTTAGTATCACGTTTCCAAGCTGGAGAATGCCCTCAGTGTCACTTGGCGAGCAATACTACTCAAAGACAATCTTTGTTGTCAGGCTTTCACCTAGAATTGACATGGTTGCCACTGAAATGTAAAAGGGACACACAATGAATTTACTGGGCACCTAAAGTAGCCAACTCATTATTGGATTTACTTGTCTTGTTTATTTTCATCATTTAAGATGAAAATAAACTAATTGCTGGGGGGAACAAATAAAGTTATCTTGACCACCTGCATATCGAACTCTAAAGTTGTAAGCTGTGGAAGGGAGTTGACAAATTGATCAATCTAGGTATCTTACTGGTTAGGTTATTGGCGTTAACCTACTTCCCTAAGTTGTTTCACGTTAGCAGCTATAGGAATGAACACCTGGCAAGTAACGCTGACGGTTATACATTTGTGATATTGAacttgctaactagctagcaaGGCCAAAACAAATACGCCAAACAGCTAAAGTTATGTTAGCTAACTGTTAACGTTTTACTCAACATGGTATTAGCTTGCTATGTAGCTATAGCGTTGCATAGCTGCCGTAAACAATTCAGACAATTTGAGCAGTTTGACCTATGAGTTTGACACGTTTTGAAAGTTGTCACTTCGCCGTCCAAGATACACAACATCATCGTTCAACTCACTGCCATGTCGATTGTTCACTCTGTAAAGCCCGATCCATGCCTCCGACACTGGACGTGAATGGGCACCTCTCACTCGTGCGGATCTAGCAGTGACGTTGCGCCCAGAATTGTGTCGACCACCCGGCAAACGTTCGGAGAAAGTGCGATGAGGAACGCGGCCTGTTTCCTCTCCAGCCACAGGCTCGTTGTTTATTGCCTCTCCGGGGCTGCCGTCTCCTTCGTGGTTACCCACGGTGTCCTCTGCTGGTGTGTCCTGACTGCTAAGTGACGGGGAAATGTGATGGTCAGCAGGGCTTCCTTCAGCGCTTGCCTGCTGCCCTGTGTCCGAGTCGCTCCCTTCCTCCGAGCGGCTACGATTTGCTTCCGAATCATGCTCAAAACTACCAGAAAAATCAACCATAAGGCTTGTGGGCCTGTTGCTTCGAAGACGTCGACATGACTCTCGCTTAATTCCGTCCTTATCAAAAGTCGTCGATACAGCCTCTTCTTGTAAACGACTAGATCTTGTACCCATCTCGCGCTGTAACGTTGTTAGATTTACCAGCTAGTAGCTTCCTACCCAGCTAGCGCGGTAGCTCAGCTGAGTACGATGTAACGTTTACGTTAAATATTCAAAATATACCACAATAAATGTATGCTAGGTTGAAGGATACAAGCCAAATACTGAGGTACACTATAACTATACTAAAACGGATCACAACGTCTATGCGATTCTCATTGATTAGCGGTCTTTCTTTATCCCTTATTCCACATTTCCTTTCTTTTGCTGTTCTCCTGTCTCACCCGCAGTGGCGGAAGTGCTTACAACACTCTTCTTCTTCGCTCAAAAGAGATGGCTACGTCACATGCCGGGTGAACTTTTGGTCCAATCAtaagctgcgtttccattacccattaaattgcgcaaattaagagttgcgaaaagaaatgtgcttaatggaaacacacacatttcgaaaaaactcacatgtttcgataaaaagtttttgcgctcgggtgaggtggtatttcgagcgtatcgaaatttgtatatttcgcaaaactgcactggaaacacttttttcgcatctgacgagtcacgtgatccaacaaacggatgttaggaggaacgaaaccgacgaagaagactgccgacaggaagtggcaccgggagaataatgtaaaacaatattttttttttcattaaaagtggctcgtgtcattctaaaatgttgaatccacagctgtgaacttgccgacaacactttctcaaaaacgctgcataggctacgcaaccgctcaactagttttgtttacccatagcaacaacgttgctatgctttgctggtttaacgtgatgagaacggtgctgaaagaaatctagattctagttttagaaactaatcaactgggctgatctacgaaatattccactgacatggctgtgacatgatttaagcataggcctactacaacaaactcctgtgaaatatgtcatttttaattttatgtttctgccccaccaaaacgtaggcctcctccgctgatggcttaatagcctaatgactgataatcagcgtgcagtggtggcaatttgaatgcatttagtgtaggctaaatccctatggctaaatctgggtaatgttgataaccaccatgtctcctaatgacttacagcacgcgagaatacacgagattttaattaagttagccgaatgtaatggaaacaccgcaattgcgaaaattgtgatattcgacattaagacaatatcgacaaagtttttgcgcatatttgtaatggaaacgcagctataGAGGAGCCCATTAAACAGTTTGAAAAATTGACAGTAGATTGCGTAAGTTTCAGGGTTCCCGGGAATGATCCGAAATATCCCTGACATTACGGAATTCCCCCATGTTTCCCGTAAATTAGATAAATAGTGAGTTTAGTTGGACATTACTCCTCCTCCCTCATGCGGAGCCTAGAAAGTGACCTATTATGCCTAAATGTTTAGGATtaggacaaaataaaatgtagcctaatggatCAGTGTCATattttgttgccatttttgaTGTAGATGTAGGCTAGGTGATTTGTCCACTCTAATGGGTGTTAAATAATAAGATAGGCCTATATGCCTAGTAGGTCTTATGAACTTATGCCACctggtaaagttgactaaaaacagtaataaaaaaaacaaacaatgttttggtgatttattgtaatctcacaatgaaaacaatgaggaaaaaccCAACattgaagggaagcaaatttattatGAGAGAAAATATCATAAAgaagtaaatattttttttaccaaatCACATTgcccacaattattggcacctgTACACAAATTGTAACAAAAGCATTTCCCTATCTATCTTCAACTTATCAAAGTTAATGACTataactactaggcctacttggtTGAAAATGCAGATACAGTTCAATTGATAATTGCTGTTAAAGGTACTAATCAACTAACCTGattctcgccagatccttgtagttccgccagaGGCATTTGGctgatctggcgagagtcaggttactaATCAATTGGAAATGTATACTAAAGACCCTTATCTTTGCCtgtcattaggcctactgtaggatACAAGGGCCAATAGGTTTATAAGATAAttgtccactagatggcaaaGGGTAAACAAATCACAGCCTCAACTGTTGTAAGACTGGTAAGTCCTGAAAGCTTAATGCAGTTGGCTATAAAATAGGCCTAGTATTTGATTAGGGCAAAGCTCATGTGGTAAGCCAAAGGACTGCTTGTTGCATTCTGTGTGTAGAATCACAGGCATTTTATTCAGCCAACTCAAGACACTCAAGGCATTTTGCTAGATAAAATAACAGTTGATAGTAGGAAGCATACAATGGAATCTGGAAGTATATTGTAGAAACAAATCATCTataatgatcacacaataaacAGGTATTCCTTAGACAAGACAACTGATGTCTCCAGTGCAGTAGGCTATTCAGAGCTGTCTTGGCATTGTTCACAGCAGGAACCCAGCAAAAGTGGTGCGACCCTTATAATCATCATAGACCATGCGGCCTTCTTCCAGGTGAATGTAGACAGTGTCTTTTGCCTTCAGCTCTAGCACTGCTGAATTGGATGCGTACTCGTGATTGTCCTCACCCTGGTGTAATTCATGCACAGACACCACAAGCTTTCCGTTCTTGTACAGGGCTGTGCCAGCGAGAATTGAAGAAGACTGCATATGTGCGAATGCAGTGAAACTGAAATAGTAAACTCCACTCACTGGGGCAGTGAAGATTCCTGTGATAAATGAGACCAGTCCAACAATCAATGCTCTGATGCCAATGGAATCTTAAATAATGTAAACATTGAACATGCTGTTACTGTGAGATTTTTTATGTCATGCCCCCTGGTGGCTTAATTTACTCATTACCATGGCTCCTATGCTATTTTTAATACCATCCAAACATTGAACCAATATGACCTATATATACCTGTATTTGGGTTGTAGGCATCACCAATATTTGTGAGAATCCTTTTAAACAATACAGTCCTATCATCATTCCAGGGTCCAAAGATTGCCACTCCAGAGTCagatagagagactgagaaTGCCACACGTGTGGCATTTGTGTGACCTGTTGAAGGAGGGAAATGTAGCACAACTCAAAGCATTTAAATCTAGTTTTACAATGGTGTTGAGTGGGACAGAAAGAACACTGCTGCGGTTGGGGAAATCAGTTGATGGAATAGCTCAGTATGAAGTGACACATTTTATGATGTTGGTTGATCCTTACCTTCACTATTGTTACGCTGTAGTTTTTTCACCTGGTCCTCAGTGTATTTTAATCTGGCCTCCATGCTTCTCACAACCTGTAGTTCATCCAGTAAATCTAAAGGTATTATTAAATTGTTAATATGGTCTGTCTCTGTTCAGAGCATCTGAAAGGTACACTCTCAATTCTCTTATTGTCATTACAGGTGTTATGTTATGTTCAGCTTTGGAGTGTGTTGCCAGCTTCAAGTTTCTGGGTATCCACATCTCTGAGGACCTCTCTTGGACCCACTCCTCAGTTCCTGGTGAACTTCTACGATGCACCATTGAGAGCATCCTCACCAA from Sardina pilchardus chromosome 2, fSarPil1.1, whole genome shotgun sequence includes the following:
- the zgc:66427 gene encoding E3 ubiquitin-protein ligase ZNRF1 is translated as MGTRSSRLQEEAVSTTFDKDGIKRESCRRLRSNRPTSLMVDFSGSFEHDSEANRSRSEEGSDSDTGQQASAEGSPADHHISPSLSSQDTPAEDTVGNHEGDGSPGEAINNEPVAGEETGRVPHRTFSERLPGGRHNSGRNVTARSARVRGAHSRPVSEAWIGLYRVNNRHGTIRCPFCSKPFPGGRIEEHLLSCLTSPPLPYNTDVLAKDSGECSICLEDLLQGETIARLACLCVYHKSCIDSWCKVKPCCPEHPFD
- the LOC134075109 gene encoding complement C1q-like protein 2, translated to MSVNITMKMRVVLLLMFLGYLSVTHAQNVLQPDINITDLLTGLEKLKDMETRLLATETMVVELKQMNQDLLDELQVVRSMEARLKYTEDQVKKLQRNNSEGHTNATRVAFSVSLSDSGVAIFGPWNDDRTVLFKRILTNIGDAYNPNTGIFTAPVSGVYYFSFTAFAHMQSSSILAGTALYKNGKLVVSVHELHQGEDNHEYASNSAVLELKAKDTVYIHLEEGRMVYDDYKGRTTFAGFLL